Proteins encoded together in one Paracoccus sp. SMMA_5_TC window:
- a CDS encoding multidrug effflux MFS transporter: MTAAVSVPPRRPHLITLVLLSATGALAMNIFLPSLPGMARDFGVEYAFMQLSVSAFLGVSAVLQLLCGPISDRFGRRPVVLGAFGIFVLATLGTLWAPDAHWFMAFRLIQATVTVGFVMSRAVVRDIVPAESAASMIGYVTMAMSLVPMAAPILGGVLDEAFGWQASFVVMGVAALAVMAVCWFDLNETARGGGVPMRQQLATYPILARSQRFWGYALAATLSAGAFYAYLGGAPFVGRTVLHLSAAEVGYWFAAPSIGYALGNFISARFSTRVGMNRMILAGGVVATVPLFAALLVDLVAEQTPLIFFGSVAFMGLGNGMLLPNANAGMMSVRPELAGTASGLGGAMAVAGGAGLAALAGAFLHDDATAAPLLAIMTLVSLGSILAGVWVILRQAQVMRAGV; encoded by the coding sequence ATGACAGCCGCCGTATCCGTCCCGCCCCGCCGCCCGCATCTGATCACGCTGGTGCTGCTTTCAGCAACCGGCGCCCTGGCCATGAACATCTTCCTGCCCTCTCTGCCCGGAATGGCACGGGATTTCGGCGTGGAATATGCCTTCATGCAGCTGTCGGTATCGGCATTTCTGGGTGTCAGCGCGGTGCTGCAACTGCTGTGCGGGCCGATCAGCGACCGATTCGGGCGCAGGCCCGTGGTGCTGGGCGCGTTCGGCATCTTCGTGCTGGCGACGCTGGGAACGTTGTGGGCACCCGATGCACATTGGTTCATGGCCTTTCGCCTGATCCAGGCCACGGTGACCGTGGGCTTCGTGATGAGCCGCGCGGTGGTGCGCGACATCGTGCCGGCGGAATCGGCGGCCAGCATGATCGGCTATGTCACCATGGCCATGTCGCTGGTGCCGATGGCGGCGCCGATCCTTGGCGGGGTGCTGGACGAGGCTTTCGGCTGGCAGGCCAGTTTTGTGGTCATGGGCGTGGCCGCGCTGGCGGTGATGGCCGTCTGCTGGTTCGACCTGAACGAAACCGCGCGCGGCGGCGGCGTGCCGATGCGCCAGCAATTGGCCACCTATCCCATCCTTGCCCGATCGCAACGCTTCTGGGGCTATGCCCTGGCCGCGACGCTGAGCGCGGGGGCGTTCTATGCCTATCTGGGGGGCGCCCCCTTCGTGGGGCGCACGGTTCTGCACCTGTCTGCGGCCGAGGTGGGTTACTGGTTCGCTGCCCCCTCGATCGGCTATGCGCTGGGCAATTTCATCTCGGCCCGGTTCTCGACCCGGGTGGGCATGAACCGGATGATTCTGGCCGGGGGCGTGGTCGCCACCGTGCCGCTCTTCGCGGCCTTGCTGGTCGATCTGGTGGCCGAACAGACACCGCTGATCTTTTTTGGTTCGGTCGCGTTCATGGGGCTGGGCAACGGAATGCTGCTGCCCAATGCCAACGCCGGCATGATGAGCGTGCGCCCGGAACTGGCGGGCACCGCGAGCGGGCTTGGGGGTGCAATGGCGGTCGCGGGCGGCGCGGGACTGGCCGCGCTGGCCGGGGCATTCCTGCACGATGACGCCACTGCAGCGCCGCTCTTGGCGATCATGACGCTGGTTTCGCTGGGTTCGATCCTTGCGGGGGTCTGGGTGATCCTTCGCCAGGCTCAGGTGATGCGCGCCGGCGTCTGA
- a CDS encoding helix-turn-helix domain-containing protein — MATQKIYAGVALRETRARAGLTQRAFADRLGVSLPYLSQMENNHRPVSAGVLLRLAAEFSVDLGAMAVGDAERMVIDMAEALADPLFDNPPPRADLRLAATNAPALARAFLDLYRAHREGQERLAALDEALGSGAQNATSSAWEEVRDFFHYCDNYIDAVDRAAEHFARSQPEMPPLQRAIAALTQRGITVSTQELGVGPVYRRQGQHITLNAAAEPATQAFQLLHLLALESRAELLEATLELGRFRNVSARDIARLGLANYFAGAAMMPYGRFLSAARSERHDLERLAHLFHASLEQVAHRLSTLQRGGARGVPFFFVRVDQAGTITKRHSATRMQFARFGGACPLWNVHQAFETPGRFLRQLAETPDGKRYLLLARDVSKPAGAFGAPVRRFAIGLGCEIAYARDLVYADGLDLGNPALFEPIGVSCRICPRPNCHQRSVPPVDRTIRIPPDRPGPLPYEFS; from the coding sequence ATGGCTACGCAAAAGATCTATGCCGGGGTGGCTTTGCGCGAGACGCGCGCGCGCGCGGGCCTGACCCAGCGGGCCTTTGCCGACCGGCTTGGGGTCTCGCTGCCCTATCTGTCGCAGATGGAAAACAATCACCGCCCGGTGTCGGCGGGGGTGCTGCTGCGGCTGGCGGCCGAATTTTCCGTCGATCTGGGCGCGATGGCGGTCGGCGACGCCGAACGCATGGTCATCGACATGGCCGAGGCGCTGGCCGATCCGCTGTTCGACAACCCGCCGCCGCGGGCCGATCTGCGCCTTGCTGCCACCAACGCTCCGGCGCTGGCACGCGCCTTTCTGGACCTGTATCGCGCCCATCGCGAAGGGCAGGAAAGGCTGGCGGCGCTGGACGAGGCGCTCGGTTCTGGGGCGCAGAATGCCACCTCTTCCGCATGGGAAGAGGTCCGCGATTTCTTCCATTATTGCGACAACTACATCGATGCGGTGGATCGCGCGGCGGAACATTTTGCCCGCAGCCAGCCAGAGATGCCGCCGCTGCAGCGGGCCATTGCCGCATTGACACAGCGCGGAATCACGGTCAGCACCCAGGAACTGGGCGTGGGGCCCGTCTATCGTCGCCAGGGCCAGCACATCACCCTGAATGCAGCGGCCGAACCGGCGACCCAGGCCTTTCAGCTGCTGCACCTGCTGGCGCTGGAAAGCCGCGCCGAACTGCTGGAGGCCACCCTGGAACTTGGGCGGTTCCGAAATGTCTCGGCGCGGGATATCGCACGCCTTGGGCTGGCGAACTATTTCGCCGGTGCGGCGATGATGCCCTATGGCCGTTTCCTGAGCGCCGCCCGCTCCGAACGCCACGATCTGGAACGGTTGGCGCATCTGTTTCACGCCTCTCTGGAGCAGGTTGCGCATCGCCTTTCAACCCTGCAAAGAGGCGGGGCGCGCGGGGTGCCGTTCTTTTTCGTGCGTGTGGATCAGGCGGGCACCATTACCAAGCGCCATTCCGCGACCCGGATGCAGTTTGCCCGCTTTGGTGGCGCCTGTCCGCTGTGGAATGTCCATCAGGCCTTCGAGACGCCGGGCCGCTTTCTGCGTCAGCTTGCCGAAACGCCGGATGGCAAGCGCTACCTGTTGCTGGCGCGCGACGTTTCCAAACCGGCCGGAGCCTTCGGGGCGCCAGTGCGCCGTTTTGCGATCGGACTGGGGTGCGAGATCGCCTATGCCCGCGATCTGGTCTATGCCGACGGCCTGGATCTGGGCAACCCCGCCTTGTTCGAGCCGATCGGCGTGTCCTGCCGGATCTGCCCGCGACCCAACTGTCATCAGCGCTCGGTACCCCCGGTTGACCGCACCATCCGCATTCCCCCGGACCGCCCCGGCCCCCTGCCCTACGAGTTTTCCTGA
- a CDS encoding M23 family metallopeptidase: MRITHSLNSVLERWLPEQRLFLKSESSTRFLRLRPTTQLAALGGIALLVGWSIIASSILVIDAISAGSSRDEARRSQMALESRLTDLSAERDTRAAEAAAAQNRFAVALDQVSRMQSQLLESEARRHELETGLGVVQTNLQQAVAAQHKAESRLSATDAPADAAELQAALDILSGELRQAASERATALREAQDARRTAQALEIERDQIIARNDEILTQLEDAVTVSVKPLDDMFRSVGMNPDQILETVRKGYSGQGGPLNPISYSSSGNAEITQGEAKANEILITLDQMNSYRIAVEKMPLAMPVQSAFRFTSPFGRRWGRAHEGIDLAAPVGTPIHSTAEGTVIFAGWQRGYGNLIKIQHALGVETRYGHLSKIRVKVGQKVSRGTRIGDMGNTGRSTGSHLHYEVRVNGQAMNPMTFIKAAQNVF, translated from the coding sequence TTGCGCATTACCCATAGTCTGAATTCGGTGCTTGAGCGCTGGCTGCCTGAACAGCGTCTCTTCCTGAAATCGGAAAGCTCGACGCGATTTCTGCGCCTGCGACCGACCACCCAGCTCGCCGCCCTGGGCGGGATTGCGCTGCTTGTGGGCTGGTCGATCATCGCCAGTTCCATCCTGGTGATCGATGCCATCAGTGCGGGATCGTCCCGCGACGAAGCCCGCCGATCACAAATGGCCCTGGAATCGCGGCTGACCGATCTGTCGGCCGAACGCGACACGCGCGCGGCCGAAGCGGCGGCCGCACAGAACCGCTTTGCGGTAGCGCTGGATCAGGTTTCGCGCATGCAATCGCAGCTGCTGGAGTCCGAGGCCCGCCGGCATGAGCTGGAAACTGGCCTTGGCGTGGTGCAAACCAACCTCCAGCAGGCCGTCGCCGCCCAGCACAAGGCCGAAAGCCGGCTGTCCGCCACGGACGCGCCTGCCGATGCCGCCGAACTGCAGGCGGCGCTGGATATCCTGTCGGGTGAACTGCGCCAGGCGGCAAGCGAACGGGCCACGGCCCTGCGCGAGGCACAGGACGCGCGGCGCACGGCCCAGGCGCTGGAAATCGAGCGCGACCAGATCATCGCCCGCAACGACGAGATCCTGACCCAGCTGGAAGACGCCGTGACAGTTTCGGTCAAGCCGCTGGACGACATGTTCCGCAGTGTGGGGATGAATCCCGATCAGATCCTCGAGACCGTGCGCAAGGGGTATTCCGGCCAGGGCGGGCCGTTGAACCCGATCAGCTATTCCTCCAGCGGCAATGCCGAGATCACGCAGGGCGAAGCCAAGGCCAACGAGATCCTGATCACGCTGGACCAGATGAACAGCTATCGCATTGCCGTGGAAAAGATGCCCCTGGCGATGCCCGTGCAGTCTGCATTCCGGTTCACCTCGCCTTTCGGCCGCCGCTGGGGCCGCGCCCATGAAGGCATCGATCTGGCCGCCCCGGTCGGCACGCCGATCCATTCGACCGCCGAGGGCACGGTGATCTTTGCCGGATGGCAGCGCGGCTATGGCAACCTGATCAAGATCCAGCACGCGCTGGGTGTCGAAACCCGCTACGGCCATCTGTCCAAGATTCGGGTCAAGGTCGGGCAAAAGGTGTCGCGTGGCACGCGGATCGGTGATATGGGCAATACCGGACGCTCGACCGGTTCGCATCTGCATTACGAAGTGCGGGTGAACGGTCAGGCCATGAACCCCATGACCTTCATCAAGGCTGCCCAGAATGTTTTCTAA
- a CDS encoding bactofilin family protein, whose product MFSKTRVTEPGPRTQTAPEPATARPLENPADVPAAQSAAAARGRTAPSILSSDLTVSGNLQTEGDIQIEGTIEGDIRAHQLIVGESATIRGEIVAEEVVVHGRVVGRVRGLKVRLTATARVEGDIIHKTIAIESGAHFEGSVQRQEDPLTKSAAPKLAAPVTPRLANSE is encoded by the coding sequence ATGTTTTCTAAGACCCGTGTCACCGAACCCGGCCCCCGCACCCAGACGGCGCCCGAGCCCGCGACCGCCCGGCCTCTGGAAAACCCGGCTGATGTCCCCGCGGCCCAATCCGCCGCGGCTGCGCGCGGCCGCACCGCACCGTCGATCCTGTCGTCCGATCTGACGGTCAGCGGAAATCTGCAAACCGAAGGCGATATCCAGATCGAGGGCACGATCGAAGGCGATATCCGTGCCCATCAGCTGATTGTCGGCGAAAGCGCCACGATTCGCGGTGAGATCGTCGCTGAAGAGGTCGTGGTGCATGGGCGCGTCGTCGGCCGCGTGCGCGGTCTGAAGGTGCGACTGACCGCCACCGCCCGCGTCGAGGGCGACATCATCCACAAGACCATCGCCATTGAATCGGGCGCGCATTTCGAGGGCTCTGTGCAACGCCAGGAAGACCCGTTGACGAAATCTGCCGCGCCAAAACTTGCGGCTCCGGTCACGCCCCGGCTGGCCAACAGCGAATAG
- a CDS encoding DUF2189 domain-containing protein yields the protein MTEPRPFPQPIPEREPPPLPDPAPDPGPDEIPLPAIIGMGTIGQVLVEGWRDFRRAPAFGLLFAAFYVLGGWVLATVALAAGQEWWLMPFVVGFPLLAPFAAVGLYEVSRRIEMDQPLDWRQILGVVVAQKDRQVPSMAMVILLMFMFWVFVAHTIFALFMGVSSLTNITKSAEILFHGRGLVMLLVGTLIGGGFAAVLFSITVVGLPLILDREVDLISAIIASFQAVAANPLVLAVWAAVIAALLFAAIATMFIGLLVVLPVLGHASWHMYRQLMPDPTPEPLRLRA from the coding sequence ATGACCGAACCCAGGCCGTTTCCGCAGCCCATACCCGAGCGTGAGCCACCGCCGCTACCCGATCCGGCGCCGGACCCGGGCCCGGATGAAATTCCCCTGCCTGCCATCATCGGCATGGGCACCATCGGACAGGTGCTGGTCGAGGGGTGGCGCGACTTCCGCAGGGCGCCGGCCTTTGGCCTGCTGTTTGCGGCCTTTTACGTGCTGGGCGGCTGGGTGCTGGCCACGGTGGCGCTGGCGGCAGGGCAGGAGTGGTGGCTGATGCCCTTTGTCGTCGGCTTTCCCCTGCTTGCACCCTTTGCCGCCGTAGGCCTTTACGAGGTCAGCCGCCGCATCGAGATGGATCAGCCCCTGGACTGGCGCCAGATCCTGGGGGTGGTGGTGGCGCAAAAGGATCGACAGGTTCCCTCGATGGCCATGGTGATCCTGCTGATGTTCATGTTCTGGGTATTTGTTGCCCACACCATCTTTGCGCTGTTCATGGGCGTGTCGTCGCTGACCAACATCACCAAATCGGCCGAGATCCTGTTTCACGGCAGGGGGCTGGTGATGCTTCTGGTGGGCACGCTGATCGGCGGCGGCTTTGCGGCGGTGCTGTTCTCGATCACTGTCGTTGGCCTGCCGCTCATTCTCGACCGTGAGGTCGACCTGATTTCCGCAATCATTGCCAGCTTTCAGGCGGTCGCGGCCAATCCGCTGGTGCTGGCGGTCTGGGCAGCAGTGATCGCGGCGCTGCTGTTTGCGGCCATCGCGACAATGTTCATCGGGTTGCTGGTGGTGCTGCCGGTTCTTGGGCACGCCAGTTGGCACATGTATCGCCAGCTGATGCCCGACCCGACCCCTGAACCCTTGCGACTGCGGGCATGA
- the coaD gene encoding pantetheine-phosphate adenylyltransferase encodes MRIGLYPGTFDPITLGHIDIIERAMELVDRLVIGVAINRDKGPLFPLEDRVAMVRSECDRIAAASGGEIVVHPFENLLIDCARDVGARVIVRGLRAVADFEYEFQMVGMNRALDSNIETVFLMADARRQAIASKLVKEIARLGGDVSKFVSPAVEQALKARFAR; translated from the coding sequence ATGCGCATTGGCCTGTATCCCGGCACTTTCGACCCGATCACCCTGGGTCATATCGACATCATCGAGCGCGCGATGGAACTGGTCGACCGGTTGGTGATCGGCGTGGCGATCAACCGGGACAAGGGGCCCCTGTTCCCGCTTGAGGACCGGGTGGCGATGGTGCGCAGCGAATGCGACCGCATCGCCGCTGCCTCGGGCGGGGAAATCGTCGTGCATCCCTTTGAAAACCTGTTGATCGACTGCGCGCGCGACGTGGGTGCCAGGGTCATCGTGCGCGGCCTGCGCGCCGTGGCCGATTTCGAATACGAGTTTCAGATGGTTGGCATGAACCGCGCGCTTGATTCGAATATCGAGACCGTGTTCCTGATGGCGGACGCGCGGCGCCAGGCCATTGCCTCGAAACTGGTCAAGGAAATCGCCCGTCTGGGCGGGGATGTGTCGAAATTCGTGTCGCCTGCGGTCGAGCAGGCCCTGAAGGCCCGATTCGCCCGCTGA
- a CDS encoding CBS domain-containing protein: MLVTQILSMKPNGDIFTIAPGASVAEAAKLLSEKRIGAVVVSEDGKIPLGILSERDIVRELGRRGAPVLDAPISELMTRKPMTCTKGEDALVILERMTQGRFRHLPVVNDAGEMIGLVSIGDAVSARLKELAAEKEALTGMIMGN, translated from the coding sequence ATGCTCGTCACCCAGATCCTGTCGATGAAGCCCAATGGCGATATCTTCACCATCGCCCCCGGCGCCAGCGTGGCCGAGGCCGCCAAGCTGCTGTCGGAGAAGCGGATCGGCGCGGTGGTGGTGTCCGAGGATGGAAAGATCCCGCTGGGCATCCTGTCTGAACGCGACATCGTGCGCGAATTGGGCCGGCGCGGCGCACCCGTCCTTGATGCGCCAATCAGCGAGCTGATGACCCGAAAGCCGATGACCTGCACCAAGGGCGAGGACGCGCTGGTGATCCTTGAACGGATGACCCAGGGACGTTTCCGCCACCTGCCCGTGGTGAACGACGCCGGTGAGATGATCGGCCTGGTGTCGATCGGCGATGCGGTTTCCGCCCGGCTCAAGGAACTGGCGGCCGAGAAAGAGGCGCTGACCGGGATGATCATGGGCAACTGA
- a CDS encoding LysR family transcriptional regulator, translating to MDWDDLRIFLAVARADSLSGAGRRLGVDASTVGRRVARLEAALGAKLFLKTPQGYALAPEGERLLPHAEAAEAALTGAAEALTGPGDLGGQVRIGAPDGCANYLLPQVCARLCESHPGLEIQIVALPRVFNLSRREADMAIAVSQPQAGRLVVQRLTDYHLHLAGHQDYLRRHPPIRSRADLQGHRMIGYIADMIFDRELDYLPETGADWAQLTSNSVSVQMQAIRAGAGLGIVHDFAIPFCPGVQRVLTDQIALKRSFWLIRHADDRRSQRMTRLAEALAQGLRAEVARLEALVQP from the coding sequence ATGGATTGGGATGATCTGCGCATCTTTCTGGCGGTGGCGCGTGCCGACAGCCTGTCCGGCGCCGGCCGGCGGTTGGGTGTCGATGCCTCGACCGTGGGCCGCCGGGTGGCGCGGCTTGAGGCGGCGCTGGGGGCCAAGCTGTTTCTCAAGACGCCACAGGGCTATGCGCTTGCGCCCGAGGGCGAGCGGCTGCTGCCCCATGCCGAGGCGGCCGAGGCGGCGCTGACCGGCGCGGCCGAGGCGCTGACCGGCCCCGGCGACCTCGGCGGGCAGGTGCGTATCGGCGCCCCCGACGGTTGTGCCAACTATCTGCTGCCGCAGGTCTGCGCGCGGCTGTGCGAATCGCACCCGGGGCTGGAAATCCAGATCGTCGCCCTGCCCAGGGTGTTCAACCTGTCGCGGCGCGAAGCGGACATGGCCATCGCCGTATCCCAGCCGCAGGCGGGTCGGCTGGTGGTGCAGCGGCTGACCGATTATCACCTGCATCTGGCCGGGCATCAGGATTACTTGCGCCGGCACCCGCCGATCCGCAGCCGCGCCGACCTGCAGGGGCATCGCATGATCGGCTATATCGCCGACATGATCTTTGACCGCGAACTGGATTATCTGCCCGAAACCGGGGCCGATTGGGCGCAGCTGACCTCGAACTCGGTGTCGGTGCAGATGCAGGCGATCCGCGCCGGGGCGGGCTTGGGAATCGTGCACGATTTCGCCATTCCGTTTTGCCCGGGGGTGCAGCGGGTGCTGACCGACCAGATCGCGCTGAAACGCAGCTTCTGGTTGATCCGCCATGCCGACGACCGCCGGTCCCAGCGCATGACCCGGCTGGCCGAGGCGCTGGCCCAGGGGCTGCGGGCCGAGGTGGCGCGGCTCGAGGCGCTGGTGCAGCCCTGA
- a CDS encoding CoA-acylating methylmalonate-semialdehyde dehydrogenase, with amino-acid sequence MQELSHWIDGKEVKGTSGRFSDVYNPATGEIIAKVPLATPAELDAAVRSAEKAQVAWAATNPQRRARVMMKFGQLINDNMDALAELVSREHGKTLPDARGDVQRGLEVIEVCMGAPAMLKGEYTGDAGPGIDLYAMRQPLGVVAGITPFNFPAMIPLWKMGPALSAGNAMILKPSERVPSTSIMLARLAQEAGLPDGVLQVVNGDKEIVDAILDHPTIQAVGFVGSTPIAQYIYGRAASNGKRAQCFGGAKNHMLIMPDADLDKAADALVGAGFGAAGERCMAISVAVPVGEKTADALIERLVPRIEKLKVGPYTAGEDVDFGPVITRAAQERINRLIESGVQQGADLVVDGRGLSIQGYENGFFCGPSLFDRVTRDMDIYKEEIFGPVLSTVRTQNYEEALKLVMDNDYGNGTAIFTADGDTARDFASRVNVGMVGINFPIPVPLSYYTFGGWKKSAFGDLNQYGPDAFRFYTRTKTVTARWFSGIKDGASLNFKALD; translated from the coding sequence ATGCAGGAACTGAGCCACTGGATCGACGGCAAAGAGGTCAAGGGCACCTCGGGCCGGTTCAGCGATGTCTATAACCCCGCCACCGGCGAAATCATCGCCAAGGTGCCGCTGGCGACGCCGGCCGAACTGGACGCGGCCGTGCGCAGCGCCGAAAAGGCACAGGTCGCCTGGGCCGCCACCAACCCCCAGCGCCGCGCGCGGGTGATGATGAAATTCGGCCAGCTCATCAACGACAACATGGACGCCCTGGCCGAGCTGGTCAGCCGCGAACACGGCAAGACCCTGCCCGACGCCCGCGGCGACGTGCAGCGCGGCCTTGAGGTGATCGAGGTCTGCATGGGCGCCCCGGCGATGCTCAAGGGCGAATACACCGGCGATGCCGGCCCCGGCATCGACCTTTACGCCATGCGCCAGCCGCTGGGCGTGGTCGCCGGCATCACGCCGTTCAACTTTCCGGCCATGATCCCGCTGTGGAAGATGGGGCCGGCGCTGTCCGCCGGCAATGCCATGATCCTGAAGCCCTCGGAACGGGTTCCCTCGACCTCGATCATGCTGGCAAGGCTGGCGCAGGAAGCGGGGCTGCCCGACGGGGTGTTGCAGGTGGTGAACGGCGACAAGGAAATCGTCGACGCGATCCTGGATCACCCGACCATTCAGGCCGTGGGCTTTGTGGGCTCGACCCCGATCGCGCAATACATCTATGGCCGCGCGGCCAGCAACGGCAAGCGCGCACAGTGCTTCGGCGGCGCCAAGAACCACATGCTGATCATGCCCGACGCCGATCTGGACAAGGCTGCCGACGCGCTGGTCGGCGCGGGCTTCGGCGCGGCGGGCGAACGCTGCATGGCGATCTCGGTCGCGGTGCCGGTGGGGGAAAAGACCGCCGATGCGCTGATCGAACGGCTGGTGCCGCGCATCGAAAAGCTGAAGGTCGGTCCCTATACCGCCGGCGAGGATGTGGATTTCGGCCCGGTCATCACCAGGGCCGCGCAGGAGCGCATCAACCGGCTGATCGAATCCGGTGTGCAGCAGGGCGCCGATCTGGTGGTCGATGGTCGCGGGCTGAGCATCCAGGGCTACGAGAACGGCTTTTTCTGCGGCCCGTCGCTGTTCGACCGCGTGACCCGCGACATGGACATCTACAAGGAAGAAATCTTCGGTCCGGTATTGTCCACGGTCCGCACCCAGAACTACGAAGAGGCGCTGAAGCTGGTCATGGACAATGACTATGGCAACGGCACCGCGATCTTTACCGCCGATGGCGATACCGCCCGCGATTTCGCCAGCCGGGTGAACGTGGGCATGGTCGGCATCAACTTTCCGATCCCGGTGCCGCTGAGCTATTACACCTTCGGCGGCTGGAAGAAATCGGCATTCGGCGATCTGAACCAGTATGGTCCCGACGCATTCCGCTTCTATACCCGGACCAAGACCGTGACCGCGCGCTGGTTCTCGGGGATCAAGGACGGGGCCAGCCTGAACTTCAAGGCGCTGGACTGA
- a CDS encoding acyl-CoA dehydrogenase family protein — MDFALSEEQQAIFDMARDFGAEQIAPNARAWEDQGTIPRDLWRQAAELGFGGVYVDEEFGGTGLSRLDATLVFEALAMSCPSVGSFLSIHNMCGGMIDKFGTPENKARWLPDLCSMQKVFSYCLTEPGSGSDAAALRTRAERVPGGWKLNGTKAFISGGSYSDCYLVMVRTGQDGPRGISTVVVEAGTPGLSFGALEHKMGWKAQPTAQVQFDDCVIPEENLIGEEGRGFSYAMAGLDGGRLNISAGALGGAQAALDATLRYMGERRAFGQSLDQFQALQFRLAEMETALQSARIFLRQAAWKLDHKTADATKFCAMAKLLVTDRAFEVANQCLQLHGGYGYLADYGIEKIVRDLRVHQILEGTNEIMRLIVSRALLAERT; from the coding sequence ATGGATTTCGCATTGAGCGAGGAACAGCAGGCCATCTTCGACATGGCACGGGATTTCGGGGCCGAACAGATCGCCCCCAATGCCCGCGCGTGGGAGGATCAGGGCACCATCCCCCGCGATCTGTGGCGCCAGGCCGCCGAACTGGGCTTTGGCGGGGTCTATGTCGACGAGGAATTCGGCGGCACCGGCCTGTCGCGGCTGGACGCCACCCTGGTGTTCGAGGCGCTGGCGATGTCCTGCCCCTCGGTCGGGTCTTTCCTGTCGATCCATAACATGTGCGGCGGCATGATCGACAAGTTCGGCACGCCCGAGAACAAGGCCCGCTGGCTGCCCGATCTGTGCAGCATGCAGAAGGTGTTTTCCTATTGCCTGACCGAACCCGGCTCGGGATCGGATGCGGCCGCTCTGCGCACCCGCGCCGAACGGGTGCCGGGGGGCTGGAAACTGAACGGCACCAAGGCCTTCATCTCGGGCGGCAGCTATTCGGACTGCTATCTGGTCATGGTGCGCACCGGCCAGGACGGGCCGCGCGGCATCTCGACCGTGGTGGTCGAGGCGGGCACACCCGGCCTCAGCTTCGGGGCGCTGGAGCACAAGATGGGCTGGAAGGCGCAACCGACCGCCCAGGTGCAGTTCGACGATTGCGTGATCCCCGAAGAAAACCTGATCGGCGAAGAGGGGCGCGGCTTTTCCTATGCCATGGCGGGGCTGGATGGCGGCCGGCTGAACATTTCGGCCGGCGCGCTGGGGGGCGCGCAGGCGGCGCTGGATGCGACCCTGCGCTATATGGGGGAACGGCGCGCCTTCGGCCAAAGCCTGGACCAGTTCCAGGCCCTGCAGTTCCGGCTGGCGGAGATGGAAACGGCGTTGCAGTCGGCGCGCATCTTCCTGCGCCAGGCCGCGTGGAAGCTGGATCACAAGACCGCCGATGCCACCAAGTTCTGTGCCATGGCCAAGCTGCTGGTGACCGACCGTGCCTTCGAGGTCGCCAACCAATGCCTGCAACTGCACGGCGGCTATGGCTATCTGGCCGATTACGGCATCGAAAAGATCGTGCGCGACCTGCGCGTGCATCAGATCCTGGAAGGCACCAATGAAATCATGCGGCTGATCGTCAGCCGCGCCCTGCTGGCCGAGAGGACGTGA